A region of the Thermodesulfobacteriota bacterium genome:
AATCGCCCTCTTTCTCGGCCTTATTGATATGGCCCTGGCTAAATTGATAAAGATTTTTATTAAGTAAAAATAAGGACGTTTTTATATGGTGTGGTAATTGGGGAGGATATGGCACATAAGTGGTATATAGTACATACTTATTCGGGATATGAACAAAAAGCTAAGGCGGCTTTGGAGGAGCGCATTAAGTCTTTACACCAGGAAGATCTCTTTTCTGAGGTTCTTCTCCCAACAGAAAAGGTTGTAGAAATGGTTAAGGGAGAACGAAAGACCTCCTTGCGCAAATTTTTCCCGGGATACATACTGGTGTGTATGGAACTAACCGATGAGACGTGGCATACCGTTAAAAATACTCCAAAGATTACAGGGTTTGTCGGTGGAACAGAGAGACCAACACCGCTTTCAGATGAAGAGGCAGGAAAAATTGTTAACCAGATGAAGGAGGGGGCTTTAAAACCGAAGCCCAAGTACCTTTTTGAAAAAGGTGATGAGGTTCGGGTCATTGATGGTCCTTTTACCAACTTCAATGGTGTAGTGGATGAGGTTAAACCGGAAAAGGGTAAGATTCGAGTCCTGGTCAGTATATTTGGACGGGCGACCCCGGTTGAGCTGGATTTTGTCCAGGTCTCTAAAATTTGAGAATTAAGGAGTAAGGCAGATGGCCAAAAAAGTTATTGCAAATATAAAGCTTCAGGTGCCGGCCGGGCAGGCTAACCCTTCGCCCCCTATCGGCCCGGCTTTAGGACAGCACGGTGTTAATATCATGGAATTTTGCAAGGCGTTTAATGCAAAAACCCAGGGACAGGAAGGGATGATTATCCCTGTAGTTATAACGGTCTATGCCGACCGGTCCTTTAGTTTTATCACCAAGACTCCGCCTGCAGCGGTTCTTCTAAAGAAAGCGGCGCAGATAGCCAAGGGTTCAAGCCAACCGAATAAAGAAAAGGTAGGCAAGGTATCCCATAGTCAGATTGAGGAGATTGCCAAACTTAAGATGCCGGATCTTAATGCGGTTGATCTGGCGGGCGCCGTAAATACCATTGAGGGTACAGCCAGGAGTATGGGTATTGAAGTTGTATAGTTAGTGTTCATCCGGAAACTAACGTTTCCGGCTTCACGCTTTCAGCGATCAGCGATTAGCTATCAGCAAAAACCTAAGACAAACAAGACATTAAGCTGAACGCTGAAAGCTGAATGCTGAGAGCACATCCGGAATTTTTGGGTTTCCGGATGAAAACCAGTTAATTATATTAAATTAATTTGGAGAAAGAGAATGGCCGGGAAAAAGCTCAGAAAGATAAAAGAAGAGTTGGACGTGAGTAAGAAGTACGCCTTTGAAGAGGCTGTTGAATTAGCTGTAAAAAACAGTTGCGCCAAGTTCGACGAGTCTGTGGATATTGCCATTCGCC
Encoded here:
- the nusG gene encoding transcription termination/antitermination protein NusG, whose amino-acid sequence is MAHKWYIVHTYSGYEQKAKAALEERIKSLHQEDLFSEVLLPTEKVVEMVKGERKTSLRKFFPGYILVCMELTDETWHTVKNTPKITGFVGGTERPTPLSDEEAGKIVNQMKEGALKPKPKYLFEKGDEVRVIDGPFTNFNGVVDEVKPEKGKIRVLVSIFGRATPVELDFVQVSKI
- the rplK gene encoding 50S ribosomal protein L11 gives rise to the protein MAKKVIANIKLQVPAGQANPSPPIGPALGQHGVNIMEFCKAFNAKTQGQEGMIIPVVITVYADRSFSFITKTPPAAVLLKKAAQIAKGSSQPNKEKVGKVSHSQIEEIAKLKMPDLNAVDLAGAVNTIEGTARSMGIEVV